The nucleotide window ACCAAGTTTAATCTATTTTCAGAGAGGATGAAATTTTTTTGTAGATAACGAAATACTTGCCCCCTCTCAACCTTTTGTTAACCCTTTTAAAGAGAAAATAAGGTAATTTAAAAGAATCAATCAGATTTTTAAAGAGCCCTTATGCCTTTATTAGAAAGCTTGGATAAATTTAAGCAAGAAAAGCCTGTCGTTTTGCTTCTTGGCGTTTATGATGGCGTCCATAAAGGGCATCAAGCCTTGATTAAAAAAGCAAAAGAGATAGCGGCTTTAAAAAAGACAAAAGTTCTTCTGATCACTTTTAAAAACCCTCCTGCTCAAGTTCTTTTTCCCGAAAGAAAAGTGGAGCTTTTATGCTCTTTTTCTGAGAGGGTTCGACACCTTCAAGAGTATGGCGTTGATATCATCTGTCCGCTTGAATTTAAAAAAGAACTGGCTGTGCTCACGGCTAAACAGTTTTTTGAAATCATAGCCAAAAAAATTCCCTTTACCGATCTTGTTATCGGCTTTAGCGCCACTATTGGCAGCGACCAAAAAAATAACCGCGCGAATATTATAAAAGCGGCAGAGGAATTAGGTTTTAGAGTGGTCGAACACTTTCCCGTCCTACAAGATGAGCTACCCATAACAAGCAGCCGAATTAGGGATCTTATTGCAAAAGAGTCTTATAATGAAGCTGAAGCCTTATTAGGCCATACCCTTGATAATTTTAAGAAACGGCCTTAAAGTTTTCATCTTTTCAAGAGCGCCTTCAGAAATAGGTGAATTGGAAAGGTCTATTACCTTTAAGTTTGGAGCCCTTTTAAGGGCATCTAAAACACCATTATCACTTAAGGATGGCACTCTTCTGATATAAAGCTCTTTTAATTGAGTCAACTTGCTTAAAAGTTCAATCAAAGCGATATCGGTTAAAGTGGTCTTGGATAAATTCAACCTTACAAGACGGGTTAAGAGCTTCCCAATTAGGATAAAGGTGTGATCGGTAAGCTTGGAAGAGTCTTCCAAGTTTAACTCTATTAGATTTGGGGTCGCTTGAATCACAACTTTAAGATCATCATCAGATAGTTGATGGCATCTTGCTAAATTTAACCCCTCCAGATTTTGAAATATTCGTATTTGACCAAGCGTTTGAAAATCAAGCTGTCTATTACTGCTTAAATTGATATTTTTTAAATGAGGGAATTCTTTCGCGATAGAGACGAAATTCTCCTTATTTAGCCAAGCGCACATACTTAGATTGAGTGCTTCTATTGTTTTTGGGACATCGATAATTCTCGGGCTATAGTCTTTTGTGCCGCTTAAATCAAGGCCGATTAGTTTCTTACTAGCCACCAGAATATCGCTAAAACGAGGGTCAAGGCTTAAATCCCCATGAAAAGAAAGATCGGTGACAAAATCTTTTAGACGATAAAAAATATCTAGAGCCTGCTCTCTAAAATCGATAAATTCCAATGATAGTCTTTCAAAACCCTCATTTTTAAAATGAATCCCTGTATCGAAGGTATTTAAAGTTTGAAGACCCATTTCATAAAGAACGCTCCAGCGGCTTTCTATGCTTAGTAGAAGGACATCGATAATATTGACGCGATTGAGGTAGCGGACGTAATTTTCAGAGGTTAAGTGTATCATCCCCTCAACTTCCCATTCCGAGGCTTCTTTCAATAAAGCTAAAATGGGTTCTTTATCCCATTTCCAAAGCTCTTGCAGTCGTCCCGTTTCAACATATTCTAAGACCATTTTTAAAAATTCGGGATTGATTCCATAGAGGCGAAGCTCTTTTTTTTCAGCATCAATACCTTGCGCAGTCATTAAGCTATTAAAATAGGGACTTGAGAGTGAAAAAAGAAGGCTGTTTACCTCGTAAGACTCACCTTCTAACACAAGTTTTAAATCTTTGGGAAAGGAAATAGGATTTTCTAAATGAAGCTCGTAGACTTTAGCACGTATCCGCTCTCCAAGCTCAATCGATAAAAGGCCCTCAAGATAAAGATCCGTGATTTTTTGGTTAAGGTTATTAAAAAAAGATTCATGCATTTTACGCCAAATCGGATCAGACGCTTCGGCTTCAAAAAAAAGAGTTAAAGAAATGGCATCTTTTGAAAGCCTTTCTTCAACTTCTTTTTCATTCAGGTTTTTTAAAACATCAAAAGATTTTGGAAGCGATACGGGAAGGTCCATATATACCAATTAAAAAGCCGGTAAGTTTATGGCTTCATTAAACAGCTTCTTAATCTTGAAGACAACAAAATTGGTTATTTATTGGTATAAAATAAGATAACATCGCCATCTTGGACAGGATAAGTCTTGCCTTCGCTTCTAGCAACCCCTGCGGCTTTCGCTTCATTTCGGCCGCCAAATTTAATCATGTCATCAAATTTGACCACTTCCGCCCGAATAAACCCTTTTTCCAAATCAGAGTGTATCTTTCCTGCCGCTTGTTGAGCCGACATGCCTTTTGGAATAGTCCAAGCTCTTGTTTCTATCTCGCCTGTTGTGAGATAGGTGATAAGGCCAAGCAAATCAAAAGAGGCTCGAACAAGTCTTTGCAAACCTGATTCTTTCAAACCGAGGGTCTCTAAAAATTCTTGTCTATCACTTGGAGGCAGGGCTGCAATCTCTTCTTCAAGCTTTGCAGAAATGACAACAAGACTTGCTCCCTCTTCCTTTGCATAGGCCTTTAATTTTTCAACGTAAGCGTTGTTATGGTTTGACAACGTGTCTTCAGCAACGTTAGCCACAAAAAGGACAGGCTTGGCTGTTAAAAAAGGGTAAACTTTTAAGATCTCTTTTTCTTCTTCAGTAAAGCTTAGGGCGCGGACAGGTTTTTCCTCGTTTAAATGCTCGCTGATTCTTTTTAACAGTTGAATGGCAGGCTCGCCTTCTTTTTTTCCTTTGGCTTGCTTTTCTAGCCTTGGCAAAATATTTTCACACATCTGCAGATCAGATAAGATAAGCTCCAGGTTTATGACTTTAGCGTCCGTCACGGGGTCTACTTGACCTGCGACATGCACAATATCTGTTGAATCAAAGCAACGAACCACATGGATGATGGCGTCCGTTTCACGAATATTCGCTAAAAATTTGTTTCCAAGGCCCTCCCCTTTAGACGCCCCTGCTACAAGACCTGCAATATCCACAAACTGCACGTTAGCATAGATTTTTTTTTGACTGCCTGAGATCTCGGATAAGGCATCGATCCTAGGGTCTAAAAGATCGACAACTCCAATGTTAGGGTCAATGGTGCAAAAAGGATAATTTGAAGCTTCTGCACCAGCTTGCGTTAAACAATTAAAAAGAGTTGATTTTCCCACATTTGGCAAACCGACAATTCCACAGGATAATCCCGCCATAAAGCCCTTCTTATAATGATAAATTGGATATTCAAGAAATTTGAAAAAAAATATTCACTAGAATAGCAGAAGATGAAATAAAGAGCTATAAAAGAAAAAGGGTGGTTTTATCCTAGAATATCTCCCTCTCTTTTCTTCTATAGAAAGGACTATCATTGCCGTAATTATAAAAAGGATTTTCTTTAAAAGGATCCCTATTCGGCCTTTTCTCTTCGACTACTACAACATTCTCAGCAAACGGGTCTATGGCAAAAGGTTTTACATCTTCTTCCCTAACTCCCCATCTTTCCGATTCCTCAATTTTAGCTAAGCGGTCTTTTAAGGCTTTAATAACCTTTTCCTTTAATTCAACTTCTTGAGGACTGAGCGAAGATTCTTTTCCGAGTAATTTTTTAAATAAACTCAAATTTTCCCTATCTGAGGGCGATTCTATATCTTTAGGATCTAATGTATTTTGAACGAAGCCTAAGAATTGAAGATAGTCTAATTCGGGGTCAAAATCGACATTTCGCTCTAAAGCATCTACCAGCGCAATCTCTGTTTTAATAAGGGCAACATCGCCCATATCGACTTTGAGTTCAATGATCTTCCGCTGCTCTTTCTCTCCGCCAATTGAGGCTCCAACGCCGGCTTCAGCCTTTAAACGATAATTATCTACTTGGGGAGCAAAAGAAAAGTCCGTCGGCCTATAGTAAGAAATAACAGTAGACCCATCGATTCTGAAGTCCCCAAATTCTTCGCCTAGCTGAAGTTTATGGATCCCATCTCTTGTGGTAATACTGCTTGCCTTATGTAATTGCAGCTTTTTGTCTGTGCTATAAATATCCTCGCCAAAACCCATATCGCCTGTTCTTGCCCCCTGGGCTTGACGATCTGTAGAAGGGTTTACATCCACTCGATTAACCCCCGTTGCCCCTATAAAGACATGCATTGAGAGGCTGCCATCATCATGAAGAAGGAACATAATCTTACGGTCGTTTTGAGCCAAAATCCTAGATTGGCTATCAATCGCTACTCCCGCAACAGGCATATTTGTGCCATAAACGTCGATAGTGCTTTGAGAGGGTCTTCCAAGAATCGTTTGTTGGGCTGTAAAAACCTCTTCTAATTGCTTTAGAACTTCTTTCTCTTTTTTAATGGAGGCTAATAATGCCTCATTTGGACCATCAGAGCTTGCTAGTCTTTTTTCTTTTGCTTCAAGGCTTTCCTTTAAGTACTGCACAGCTTCCAAATGGCTTAATGGCTTTCCGCTTACAGGAGAGACATAATTATGAATATCTGCCGGAGCCAATCTTTGAATGACTTCATGAGCTCCTTCTTCCTCAAAACCTCTATAAAAAAACCCAAGAAGCTCATGCTGCGCATTTTTTATAGCTTTTTCACCAAGCTTTAAAGCATCTTTTTGATTTTTTGGGGTTACAGAAGGTTCTGTTTCGGCAAGGATTCTTGCTGCCCGTTTTAATAAATCAACGCTTTCAGGTGAAAGTGTACGAGGCGCCATATCATCATCAGTTTCACGGCCTACTAAATTTTTGGCGCTAAACCTATATTCCTCTTCATAGTAGCGAGAGTTATCCTTTTTGCTAATAGCTTCTTCTTCCGCTTTTCTACTAAGCACTTTCCCGGTCAATTCTCTTTCTTCGCCAAATTTTCCGGCTTGAATTTTATGGACACGAACACGGCAGTCCGAATTGAAAATTCCAACTCTACTGTAAGGCTCTTCCGACTTTCCATAACGTCTATCAATCTCAGAAGAAAGGTCATTGGCTTTCTCCAAATGAAGAGCTCTAGCTTCCTTTGTTAAGTCTCTTACAAACCATTCATTCACCGATTTGTAATCGTGAACAGAATGTCCAAATAAAAACCTTGGTCCCCGGTAATAAAACTCTTCCTTCTCAGGATCGGAAACTTTCATAGCCACCTCTTTAATGGAAGAAATTCCCATATCCTGAGAAACTTTTGCAATGGTGTCTAAAGTATTTCCAAACCAAGGAGGCGATCCATAGTGAAAACCAACAATGCGAGTTAAAAGACGAAAGAATCCTCCAAGAAGAGCCGCTCCCCTAAAATCCCTTCTTGTTACTTTTTGAACAAATTTTGCGGTTTTGGTGCTTTCTTTTACTACGAGACCCTCTTTTTCAAGCCCTCTCAAGGTTTCTTTTTCTTTAGGATTTAAGCTATCTTGAGCCACCTCTCTAGTTCTTGCATCCACGATTCTCTCTGTTGCATCAAAAGCTTTTGAGATTGGAATAAGCGGGATGTCGGCGTCGTCCCACTTTTCATCAAAGTCTTTCTTAGGCGTAATTTTTATTGGAGAGAAACGAGAGGGGTCCTTTAATACAAGAGCATCTATAACGTCCAATAGATCCGCTTTTTGAACCCATGCCCTTGGGCTTTGATCATGTTCAATTGCTCGAAAAGCTTCCGAAATTAAATCATAGGCTTTTTCTTCTTGAAGAGAGTCTAATTTTCCGGAAGTCACAATATTATAAAAGTCTTTGTATTTTTTTGAGTTTTTCGAGGAATTTTCGATAATTCTTTGGATGTCACCAAACTGAAGCGGCTCTTTTGAAGTGATTTTAGAAAGAAAGTCCCTCGCCTTTTGCAATCTTCCTTGGGCGATTTCTCCCTCTTTACTGACCTTTTTCCCCTCAACTTGTGAAGGTTTTCCGGCCTCTGAGGCATCGCTTTGGCGACGGAAAACAGGATCACCGTCTATCATATAACTACCTTAATATTTTTTTAATATTAACCGATTGAGTTATATTCTATTATACTACAAAATAATAATTTTATTATGATCCTGATTTATTAACAGACAATAATTATTTTATTAATTTATTATGAATTTCATAAGCGGCATTTTTCCCTGAAAGGATCGCTTCTTGAATAGACGGTAGAGAGGATAGCTCTCCTGCAAAAGCCATGGGGATTTGACCCTCGAGATGTTTTAAATTAGGGGGATCTTCTTTCTGGCTTGGAAGGGCATGAAGAATATTATAGGCAGAAAGAACTTTCAGCGCCCTTTCATCTAGCTTAAGCCTCCTGGCAATTTCAGCTTTCACAAAAAACTCAAGATCGGACTCCTTTTGCCAACTTTTACTGATGACTGTCACTGAAATAAGATGCTGGTCCTCCGGTGCGTAGGAGGATTGGATTAAGTTTGGAAATGAAAAATTATTGATTGGAGAGGCAGGACTTCCATCTAGATAAAGAAAAGCCTTGGGGGTGCCGGTTTTATTTTTAGGCACGCTTAAATAAAAGTAAGTTGCTTTACAGCTTTCCCGGGAAGGCAATTGCGGATAAATAAGCCTTATCGAAGGATAGTCTATCGCTAAAATAATAGCGAGAGATCTTAGAGCATTTCCTTCTTCTAATATCACCCATGAGCCATCTATAGCCTTAACTCTGGAATTAAAAAGAAATTCTGTCTTTGTTAATTTCTCTCTTATGCTTTGAGGGATCGCCTCCATTCCTTCTTCCGGTAAATAAGCCTTGCCAAAAGCAAAGTATTTAAGAAGGGTCAAGAATCGATAGAGGGGGATTTCCAAGGCATCGCTTAAAAAAACTCCCCTAAAAAAAGGGACTAAAAAACGATTAAGAAAGTTAGGGTCTAAAGATAATTCGGAAAGGGCGCTTTGTGTTTTTGCGTGAAGTAACTCCTTTTTTAACAAACCTGCCTTGAATTTTAAAACAAGGACTCCTAACTTTCCAAAAGATCGGAGATCTTTTGATTTTAGGGAATTAAAGGAGAATGGAAGTGAAAAAGGAGAGCTTATAATTTTTTCGTCATCAAAAGTGCGAATAAGAGCAGCTTGAGGAAAAGCCCTTAACCTTAAATCTTTAAAGTCTACAATGTCAAAAAGAGCCTTGTAGCTTGATAAAACTACTTGAAAGCCACGGTCTAATAAAAACCCTTTTACCTTATCAGTGACAACTCTTCCCCCTATCCTACTACTCTTTTCAATAACAATCGGATGATATCCCAGGCGTTCTAGATAAAAAGCGGCAGACAAGCCAGAAAGGCCCGCACCGATTATGAGAATAGACATATCGGCTCCTTGGCAAAAAGCCCCCACTTCCCTATGTAAAGTTTAACACAAAATAACTTTTAATTATTTTTTTTACTAAAGAAATATGATTAATTTTTTTTAAATTTTAATCAAGTCTAACAAATTTATTTCATCTTGACAGGGGTTATAAACAGAGCTATACTATAATAGGAATGGGAAGGGGATTTAGCCTTATGATAAAGGCAGTTTTTTATTCTATTTTTTTCCCTTCCCAAAATAAGATATAATACTAACGCCATCCCTCCACTTTAAAGGATCCCTTTCCCTCTAACTTAGGTTCTTTATGGAGGTTTTTTGGAGTGTAAAGCATTATGGGCGAAAAAACGGAGAAGGCGACCCCTAAAAAACTTAGGGACGCAAGAAAAAAAGGCCAGGTAGCAAAGTCTCAGGACTTGCCTTCAGCTTTTACTTTTATCGCCTCTTTGTGGATTACAATTGCCATGATGGGTTTCCTATATAAGAAAATTAGCGCTTTTCTACTTAACACTTTTGAAACCATAACACGAGATGGGCTTCACTTAATTATTCCAAGTTACTTTTTAGAAGCGTTTATCATAATTTTCCTTTGTAGTATTCCGGTTATGCTTTTAGTGTCCCTTGTTGGCATGACGATAAACTTTTTATCGGTTGGCCCGGTTTTTGCTCCGGAAGTATTTAAATTCGATATTAAAAAGTTTGACCCTGTTCAAAACTTAAAAGCAAAATTCAAAGTTAAAACCCTTTTTGAACTTGTAAAGTCTATCTTTAAGATTACAGTTGCTGGATACTTAATCTATGGGGTTATGTATAATGCCCTCCCTGTCTTGATTCACACAGTCAATCAAGACGTTGAGGTGGCTCTATGGGTTTTTTATAATTTCTTAATGGAAGTTATCTTTAAGGTCGGTATTTTCTTTATTGCGGTGTCCATCATTGATTTCGTTTTCCAGAAAAGAAACTTTGCCAATGAGATGAAGATGGAAAAGTTTGAGGTTAAGCAAGAATATAAGAACACAGAAGGCGACCCTCACATTAAAGGAAAAAGAAGACAAATAGCGCAAGAGATTGCCTATCAAGAAGGTCCGTCAGGAGGAGTCAAAGGAGCGCAAGCTCTCGTTACTAACCCGACTCACTTAGCTGTGGCCATCGGTTATAAAAGAGAGATGGATCCGGCTCCTTATATTCTTGGCATGGGAGAAGGAATCCTTGCCGAACGAATGATTGATATTGCCAAAAAAAATGATGTCCCTATTGTACGTAATATAGGCCTCGCTCACAAACTTTGGGAAGAAGGCGAACTTTATGAGTTTATTCCCGAAGATACTTATGAAGCTGTAGCTGAAATTATCAGATGGGTTCAAGAGCTTCAAGTTGACCCGGCAAATGCGGGAAGCTATACTGGAGAATTTTCGGAGATATAAAGAATGTTCCAAACACTAAAAAAGATTCTGGATGGAATAGCTGCAAGACTTGCCGGCGAATCCGGGGCTATCAATCGAAGTAGCGACGTTGCGCTTGCCATAGTCATTATAGCGATCCTCGCAATGATCATTATACCGGTTCCTCCCTATGTAATCGACTATTTAATCGCTTTAAACTTAACAATTTCCGTTATGCTACTCATGGTAGCTCTTTATATCCCAAGCGCCCTTCAACTCTCAATTTTCCCCTCCCTTCTGCTTATCACAACTCTTTATCGATTGGGCTTAAACATTGCTTCTACAAGACAGATCTTGCTTAGAGGAGATGCTGGAGAAATCATCTTCCAGTTCGGTAACTTCGTTATCGGGGGGAACTTTGTTGTCGGGGGGATTATCTTCCTTATCATTACCCTTGTTAACTTTATCGTTATTACAAAAGGAGCTGAAAGGGTCGCAGAAGTTGCCGCAAGGTTTACATTGGACGCCATGCCCGGTAAACAAATGAGTATCGACGCTGACATGCGAGCCGGTATTTTGGATTCAAACCAAGCGAGGGAAAAACGTCTAACCATCCAAAAAGAAAGCCAGTTATATGGTGCGATGGATGGTGCGATGAAATTCGTTAAAGGGGACGCTATTGCGGGAATTGTCATTACCATTATCAACGTTATCGGCGGTATTATCATCGGGATGACTATGTATGGAATGGACGCAATGCAATCAGTGCAAAAATATTCTGTCTTATCTATAGGTGATGGTCTTGTTTCCCAAATTCCTGCGCTTCTTATCTCAATTACTGCAGGTATCGTGACAACGAGGGTTACAAGCGATAAAGGCGATATTAGCTTAGGATCTGAAATTTCAGGCCAGCTATTTAAACAGCCGAAAGCGCTTCTGATTGCATCAGCCTTCTTAATGGGCATGGGCATATTACCTGGCTTTCCAACAGCTCCCTTTATGATTCTTTCTGCATGCTTGGCGTTAATTGGATATGCCCTTTGGACAAGCGAGGATGAAAGCGCTGTAGCAACAGACGGCAGCGGCATGATGAGCTCGGGTGGCAGCACCATCTCCTCTTCTAAAGGAGGGCCTCCAAAAACTACTAAAAAAACGGGTGTTCCGGAACATCAGGTCATATCAGGCGGCGGGATCGACAACTACGCCTTAACCCTACCGGTTATCATAGAGTGCGGAGCCGGGCTCTCCGATGAGATCAGGGAAGCTCAAAAAGTTAAAGGCGCAAGCTTTGTGGATGCCATGATTCCAAAGATGAGACAAGCTCTTTACGCAGATCTAGGCGTTCGATTTCCGGGGGTTCACGTCAGAACCGATTCCCCTATTTTAGAACCTGATGAGTATTCGATTCATTTAAACGAAGTACCGGTGGTTAGAGGCAAAGTATTAAAAGGCTTTGTTCTTACGAACGAAAACGAAGAAAACTTAAGCCGCTATAATCTGACTTTTACCTCTTATAAAAACTCTCTTGGACTCCCCTCTCTCTGGGTAGAAGAAAAATATGTGGAGCTCCTCAATAATGCCGGTATCAAACAGTGGCGCTCTCTTGAAGTTATGATTCTGCATCTTTCTTATTTCTTCAGGCATTATGCGAATGAGTTTGTGGGTATACAAGAAGTGAAGTCAATGCTTGAATTTATGGAAAAATCCTTTCCGGACCTTGTAAAAGAAGTCACTCGCTTGATCCCCCTTCAAAAAATGACCGATATTTTCAAAAGGCTGATCCAAGAGCAAATTTCCATTAAAGACTTAAGAACGATCCTTGAATCATTAAGTGAATGGGCCCAAACAGAAAAAGATACCGTTCTTTTAACCGAATATGTGAGATCTTCTTTAAAACGCTATATAAGCTATAAATACTCCCAAGGTCAATCGGTACTTTCAGTCTATATTCTAGACCCTGAAATTGAAGATATGGTCAGAGGAGCCATTAAACAGACGTCCGCCGGATCATACTTAGCTTTGGATCCGGATTCAGTGCAGCTGATCCTTCAAGGCGTTAGAAGCACTGTTGCCCCTCCGCCTCCGGGTGGACAG belongs to Criblamydia sequanensis CRIB-18 and includes:
- the ychF gene encoding redox-regulated ATPase YchF, translating into MAGLSCGIVGLPNVGKSTLFNCLTQAGAEASNYPFCTIDPNIGVVDLLDPRIDALSEISGSQKKIYANVQFVDIAGLVAGASKGEGLGNKFLANIRETDAIIHVVRCFDSTDIVHVAGQVDPVTDAKVINLELILSDLQMCENILPRLEKQAKGKKEGEPAIQLLKRISEHLNEEKPVRALSFTEEEKEILKVYPFLTAKPVLFVANVAEDTLSNHNNAYVEKLKAYAKEEGASLVVISAKLEEEIAALPPSDRQEFLETLGLKESGLQRLVRASFDLLGLITYLTTGEIETRAWTIPKGMSAQQAAGKIHSDLEKGFIRAEVVKFDDMIKFGGRNEAKAAGVARSEGKTYPVQDGDVILFYTNK
- the sctV gene encoding type III secretion system export apparatus subunit SctV, whose translation is MFQTLKKILDGIAARLAGESGAINRSSDVALAIVIIAILAMIIIPVPPYVIDYLIALNLTISVMLLMVALYIPSALQLSIFPSLLLITTLYRLGLNIASTRQILLRGDAGEIIFQFGNFVIGGNFVVGGIIFLIITLVNFIVITKGAERVAEVAARFTLDAMPGKQMSIDADMRAGILDSNQAREKRLTIQKESQLYGAMDGAMKFVKGDAIAGIVITIINVIGGIIIGMTMYGMDAMQSVQKYSVLSIGDGLVSQIPALLISITAGIVTTRVTSDKGDISLGSEISGQLFKQPKALLIASAFLMGMGILPGFPTAPFMILSACLALIGYALWTSEDESAVATDGSGMMSSGGSTISSSKGGPPKTTKKTGVPEHQVISGGGIDNYALTLPVIIECGAGLSDEIREAQKVKGASFVDAMIPKMRQALYADLGVRFPGVHVRTDSPILEPDEYSIHLNEVPVVRGKVLKGFVLTNENEENLSRYNLTFTSYKNSLGLPSLWVEEKYVELLNNAGIKQWRSLEVMILHLSYFFRHYANEFVGIQEVKSMLEFMEKSFPDLVKEVTRLIPLQKMTDIFKRLIQEQISIKDLRTILESLSEWAQTEKDTVLLTEYVRSSLKRYISYKYSQGQSVLSVYILDPEIEDMVRGAIKQTSAGSYLALDPDSVQLILQGVRSTVAPPPPGGQPPVILTAIDVRRFVRKLIEMEFTDISVVSYQEIIPEIRIQPLGRIQIS
- a CDS encoding phosphatidylserine decarboxylase, which translates into the protein MIDGDPVFRRQSDASEAGKPSQVEGKKVSKEGEIAQGRLQKARDFLSKITSKEPLQFGDIQRIIENSSKNSKKYKDFYNIVTSGKLDSLQEEKAYDLISEAFRAIEHDQSPRAWVQKADLLDVIDALVLKDPSRFSPIKITPKKDFDEKWDDADIPLIPISKAFDATERIVDARTREVAQDSLNPKEKETLRGLEKEGLVVKESTKTAKFVQKVTRRDFRGAALLGGFFRLLTRIVGFHYGSPPWFGNTLDTIAKVSQDMGISSIKEVAMKVSDPEKEEFYYRGPRFLFGHSVHDYKSVNEWFVRDLTKEARALHLEKANDLSSEIDRRYGKSEEPYSRVGIFNSDCRVRVHKIQAGKFGEERELTGKVLSRKAEEEAISKKDNSRYYEEEYRFSAKNLVGRETDDDMAPRTLSPESVDLLKRAARILAETEPSVTPKNQKDALKLGEKAIKNAQHELLGFFYRGFEEEGAHEVIQRLAPADIHNYVSPVSGKPLSHLEAVQYLKESLEAKEKRLASSDGPNEALLASIKKEKEVLKQLEEVFTAQQTILGRPSQSTIDVYGTNMPVAGVAIDSQSRILAQNDRKIMFLLHDDGSLSMHVFIGATGVNRVDVNPSTDRQAQGARTGDMGFGEDIYSTDKKLQLHKASSITTRDGIHKLQLGEEFGDFRIDGSTVISYYRPTDFSFAPQVDNYRLKAEAGVGASIGGEKEQRKIIELKVDMGDVALIKTEIALVDALERNVDFDPELDYLQFLGFVQNTLDPKDIESPSDRENLSLFKKLLGKESSLSPQEVELKEKVIKALKDRLAKIEESERWGVREEDVKPFAIDPFAENVVVVEEKRPNRDPFKENPFYNYGNDSPFYRRKEREIF
- a CDS encoding FAD-dependent oxidoreductase, producing the protein MSILIIGAGLSGLSAAFYLERLGYHPIVIEKSSRIGGRVVTDKVKGFLLDRGFQVVLSSYKALFDIVDFKDLRLRAFPQAALIRTFDDEKIISSPFSLPFSFNSLKSKDLRSFGKLGVLVLKFKAGLLKKELLHAKTQSALSELSLDPNFLNRFLVPFFRGVFLSDALEIPLYRFLTLLKYFAFGKAYLPEEGMEAIPQSIREKLTKTEFLFNSRVKAIDGSWVILEEGNALRSLAIILAIDYPSIRLIYPQLPSRESCKATYFYLSVPKNKTGTPKAFLYLDGSPASPINNFSFPNLIQSSYAPEDQHLISVTVISKSWQKESDLEFFVKAEIARRLKLDERALKVLSAYNILHALPSQKEDPPNLKHLEGQIPMAFAGELSSLPSIQEAILSGKNAAYEIHNKLIK
- a CDS encoding FAD synthetase family protein; translation: MPLLESLDKFKQEKPVVLLLGVYDGVHKGHQALIKKAKEIAALKKTKVLLITFKNPPAQVLFPERKVELLCSFSERVRHLQEYGVDIICPLEFKKELAVLTAKQFFEIIAKKIPFTDLVIGFSATIGSDQKNNRANIIKAAEELGFRVVEHFPVLQDELPITSSRIRDLIAKESYNEAEALLGHTLDNFKKRP
- a CDS encoding BTB/POZ domain-containing protein; the protein is MDLPVSLPKSFDVLKNLNEKEVEERLSKDAISLTLFFEAEASDPIWRKMHESFFNNLNQKITDLYLEGLLSIELGERIRAKVYELHLENPISFPKDLKLVLEGESYEVNSLLFSLSSPYFNSLMTAQGIDAEKKELRLYGINPEFLKMVLEYVETGRLQELWKWDKEPILALLKEASEWEVEGMIHLTSENYVRYLNRVNIIDVLLLSIESRWSVLYEMGLQTLNTFDTGIHFKNEGFERLSLEFIDFREQALDIFYRLKDFVTDLSFHGDLSLDPRFSDILVASKKLIGLDLSGTKDYSPRIIDVPKTIEALNLSMCAWLNKENFVSIAKEFPHLKNINLSSNRQLDFQTLGQIRIFQNLEGLNLARCHQLSDDDLKVVIQATPNLIELNLEDSSKLTDHTFILIGKLLTRLVRLNLSKTTLTDIALIELLSKLTQLKELYIRRVPSLSDNGVLDALKRAPNLKVIDLSNSPISEGALEKMKTLRPFLKIIKGMA
- the sctU gene encoding type III secretion system export apparatus subunit SctU — translated: MGEKTEKATPKKLRDARKKGQVAKSQDLPSAFTFIASLWITIAMMGFLYKKISAFLLNTFETITRDGLHLIIPSYFLEAFIIIFLCSIPVMLLVSLVGMTINFLSVGPVFAPEVFKFDIKKFDPVQNLKAKFKVKTLFELVKSIFKITVAGYLIYGVMYNALPVLIHTVNQDVEVALWVFYNFLMEVIFKVGIFFIAVSIIDFVFQKRNFANEMKMEKFEVKQEYKNTEGDPHIKGKRRQIAQEIAYQEGPSGGVKGAQALVTNPTHLAVAIGYKREMDPAPYILGMGEGILAERMIDIAKKNDVPIVRNIGLAHKLWEEGELYEFIPEDTYEAVAEIIRWVQELQVDPANAGSYTGEFSEI